One window from the genome of Perca flavescens isolate YP-PL-M2 chromosome 17, PFLA_1.0, whole genome shotgun sequence encodes:
- the klhdc3 gene encoding kelch domain-containing protein 3: MLRWSVHLEGGPRRVNHAAVAVGHKVYSFGGYCSGEDYETLRQIDVHVFNTVSLRWMKLPPLRTGGHERAREVPYMRYGHTAVLLDDIIYLWGGRNDTEGACNVLYAFDVNTHRWFTPKISGTIPGARDGHSSCVLGKAMYIFGGYEQLADCFSNDIHKLDTTTMVWSLINARGTPARWRDFHSATIIGTKMFVFGGRADRFGPFHSNNEIYCNKIKVFDAETNCWLSTPSTQPLPEGRRSHSAFSYNGELYIFGGYNARMDRHFNDLWKFNPEAFSWKKVEPKGKGPCPRRRQCCCIVGERIILFGGTSPCPEQGMGDEFNLMDHSDLYILDFSPNLKTLCKIAVIQYSLEQSGLPHDIRWELAAMTTNSNISRPIFSSHG; this comes from the exons ATGTTGCGCTGGTCGGTGCACCTAGAAGGAGGGCCGCGGAGAGTCAACCATGCTGCTGTGGCGGTGGGGCACAAGGTGTACTCCTTTGGAGGGTACTGCTCCGGGGAGGACTACGAGACACTCCGTCAGATTGATGTGCATGTCTTCAACACAG TGTCTTTGCGCTGGATGAAGTTGCCTCCACTGAGGACAGGAGGACATGAACGTGCCCGTGAAGTGCCATATATGCGTTATGGCCACACAGCTGTGCTATTGGATGATATTATCTACCTCTGGGGTGGGCGTAATGACACAGAAGGGGCCTGCAATGTGCTTTATGCCTTTGATGTCA ACACCCACAGATGGTTCACACCCAAGATTTCGGGTACTATTCCAGGGGCAAGGGATGGCCACTCGTCCTGTGTCCTGGGGAAGGCAATGTATATATTTGGAGGATATGAGCAGCTG GCGGACTGCTTCTCCAATGACATCCACAAGCTGGACACCACCACCATGGTTTGGTCATTAATTAATGCCAGG GGCACTCCGGCACGCTGGAGGGACTTCCACTCAGCCACCATCATCGGGACAAAGATGTTTGTGTTTGGAGGGCGAGCCGACCGCTTTGGTCCCTTCCACTCCAACAACGAGATCTACTGCAACAAGATCAAAGTGTTCGATGCAGAGACCAACTGCTGGCTGAGCACCCCTTCAACACAGCCGTTGCCAGAGGGACGCAGGAGTCACTCAGcct TTTCCTACAATGGGGAGCTGTATATATTTGGTGGATACAATGCACGCATGGACCGGCACTTCAACGACCTCTGGAAATTCAATCCAG AAGCCTTTTCCTGGAAGAAGGTCGAACCAAAAGGGAAAGGCCCATGTCCACGGAGACGACAGTGCTGTTGTATAGTTGGAGAACGAATTATCCTCTTTGGAGGAACCAG CCCCTGTCCAGAGCAAGGAATGGGTGATGAATTTAACCTCATGGATCATTCAGACCTGTATATCTTAGACTTCA GCCCTAATTTGAAGACGTTATGCAAAATAGCTGTTATTCAGTACAGTCTGGAGCAGTCAGGACTCCCACATGATATCAG GTGGGAACTGGCAGCCATGACCACCAACAGCAACATCAGCAGGCCCATCTTCTCATCCCATGGCTGA